Sequence from the Nitrospirota bacterium genome:
TACTTTGCGGCAATGCGGCGTCTTGTCATTGCTGCTTGGGGCGGGCGTATTGAGATTGATGACACCGGCCTCATGAATCCATCTGTCCATGCTTCAGTGGAGCAGATGGCGAAAAAACACGCTCTCGACTATCAGACTCACTCCAGTCAGTTACTATTCTTCGCGGTCGATACTCTGCTCTCGGTCCGAACTCGGCTGCGGTGCTAATCACTGCGGACGGTAAGTTGGCCGCTGCTGCTTCCTCGGAGCGCATTCGTGTCTGGAACTGCATTGCAGGTCCAGCGCCAGACTGGGCATAATCCTTCCTGAAGTTTTGAAGGTTCCATTCTTAGCAGCCATTAAATTTACACTCGGTACATGTTAGCTTCATCCTATAAAATGTCAATTCAGAGTCAGTTGACATCTCCCTAAATCAGTTTATAATCATTATAGATATTATCATTTTTCGGAATTGTCTGGAATGATGTTTATCCTTACAACCTGCGGGCATCTTTCTTGCGAAATCCACTAACAAAGGGTTGTCGTATATGAGCCTGATGGTTCCGTTCAGACAATAAGGGCTGGGAAAGCAATAATTATTTTCTCCACAACGTTCTGCAACGGGGCGGGATAATCGTGATCCTTCAACTGGCAGATCCAATCAACTACGTGCTGAACGGCTATGCGATCCCCGTGCTGGTCGCCGGTATCGCAATCGCCTGCCTCGGATTCTTTGTTCTCTTCCGGGAGCGCGGGTCCGGCGTCGGCGCTTCGTTCCTCTTCCTGTGCCTGAGCGTCGGTCTATTCCTGGTATCCTTCGGTTTTAATTATTCGAGCACAGACGCCAGCGTGTCACTTTTCTGGATCAGGATATCACACCTGGGTGTTGTCTTTATCCCCAGCAGTGCCCTTCTGTTAACGCTGGTGCTCTTCGACTTGTACCATCGGTACAGCCTTTTCATTGCGGCCAGTATCGGCCTGTCATTTCTCTTTTGCCTCGGCATTTTCCTCTCTGATCAGTTTATCCGCACTACCGAACGCTTCTCCTGGGGCAACTACCCCCACTACGGACTGCTCGGTTTTGCTTTTCTTATTTTTTTCTTCGGTATCATGGCCTACATACTATTTCTCTACTGGCGTCAGTATCGGGGCAGTACCAATGAGAGGAACAGGAAAAGGAACAAAGGCTTGTTCTTTGCCTTCAGCGGCGGTTACCTGGGGGCTGTCGATTTTCTGCCCGCGCTCGGCGTTCCGGTCTATCCCTTTGGATACATTCCCATTTTCTTTTTTATTGTTGTCTGTACCTACGTTGTCATTCGGTACCAGCTCGTGGACATAACGCCCGAAACGGCTGCGGGTGAGATTCTGGAGACCATGCAAGGGGCCGTCATCGTCACGGACCTGGAGGATAGGATCCAGGTGGCCAATCGCGTAGCGTTGGAAATGCTCGGATATCAAAAATCGGAGATTCTCGGCAGGGACCTGACGTCCATTCTTCCGATTCCTGCAGAAATGAGCGCTGTCCAGGCAGGGGAGCGTTCCCTCGACAGGGAGATGGTCTGGCCCGGCAGGTACGGGAAACAATCCGACGTCATCGTATCCGCGTCCCAGGTGACGGACCATCGTAACGTTCCGGTAGGGACGGTCTATGTAGCCCATGACATTACCGAGCGCAAGCAGTCGGAGGATGCGCTGCGTAATCAAGAATCGGAATTGAATAAATCGCAGCGTCTGGCGCATATCGGCAGTTGGGACTGGGACGCGGTCAAGAACACCATCTGGTGGTCGGACGAGTATTACCGTATCTACGGCCTCGATCCGCAGAATCCGACGCCGAACTACGAGGAGCATCTCAAGGCCTATACCCCGGAGAGCGCCGGACGGCTCGACGCTGTGGTAAAGCGGGCCATGGAAACCGGCGAGCCCTATGAGGTCGACCTTGAACTGGCCCACCCGACTCCTACCACACGATGGATCGTCGCACGGGGCGAAGCCAAGCGCGACACGAATGGAAACATATATGGTCTTCGCGGCACAGCCCAGAACATCACCGAACGCAGGCAGATGGAGAACGAGCTACGGATAAGCGAGGAAAAATTTCGGAAGGCATTCTTGACCAGCCCTGATTCGATTAACTTTAATCGACTCCAGGACGGAATGTACGTCTCAGTGAATGACGGTTTCACCAGGATGTCCGGCTACACTGCGGCCGAGGTTATCGGTAAAACCTCGCTTGAGCTAAACATTTGGGCCGATCCGAATGATCGTCAGAAATTACTGGAAGGGCTGAGGAAGCTGGGAGAGGTTAAGAACCTGGAGGCACGCTTCCGTACAAAGGACGGGCGAGTCATTGACGGAATAATGTCTGCGGCGATCATCGAGATCAATAACATTCAGCACATCGTCAATATAACCCGTGACATCACCGAGCTCAAGCTGGCGGAAAGGGCATTGCGGATATCCGAAGAGCGCTTGAGCCTGGCGTTGCAAGCGGCGGAGCAGGGGATTTATGATTTGGACTTAAGAACAGGCGAAGCTATTGTAACCTCGGAATATGCCCTTATGCTTGGCTATGACCCCGTTGAATTTCATGAGACCAATGCAAAATGGATAGAGAGACTGCATCCTGATGACAGGGAGTCCGTTGCTGCTGTATACCGAGCTTATGTTAAGGGTGAATTACCGGAATATAAGGTCGAGTTCAGACAGAAGACAAAAGATGGAAACTGGAAATGGATCCTGTCTCTCGGCAAAATCATGGAGCGTGATACGGATGGTAATCCCCTCCGCATGATCGGAACACATACTGACATCACCGAGCGCAAACAGGCGGAAGCTGTGCTGCAGGAGAACCAGGCACGGTTAGACCTTGCACTGCGGTCTGCACATATGGGTGTATGGCGCTTTGAGCTCAAGGAGAACAGGCGCTATTTCGACGACCTGACCTGCCAGCTGTTTGGGATAGATCCGGCCACGTTCACCGGGACACCGGAGGAATTCTTTCGGGTCGTACATCCTGAAGATCGCGAAAAGATAAAGGCCGCAATAACGAGGGCCATTGAGCAGGATACACTTTATGAGCCGGGGTCATATCGCGTTGTCTGGCCTGATGGAAGCGTTCATTTTATGTCAGCCCGCGGCAGGCTGATCCACGACGACAAGGGGCAGCCCTTAAGAGTCAATGGTATCGTATGGGACATCACGGATCAACATCTCCTTGAGCTGGAGCGTCTCAAAACCCAGAAGCTCGAGTCCATCGGCACCCTCGCAGGCGGCATTGCCCATGACTTCAACAATCTCTTGCAGGGTGTTTTTGGCTACATATCCATGGCGAAACTGACCTACGACCAGAAAGAGAAATCGCTTGTCATGCTGGAACAGGCGGAAAAAGCCCTGCACCAGTCCGTGAATCTGACTTCGCAGCTTTTGACCTTCGCGAAGGGCGGCAAGCCGGTGATTAAACCGACGAATGTTCGACCGTTGATAGAGAATGCCGCAAAGTTCGCCCTGAGCGGATCACGTTCCGATTACCGAGTCGTTGCTGAAGACGCTCTCTGGCAAGTGGAGGCCGACGAGGGCCAGATCACACAGGTGATCCAGAACATTGTTTTAAACGCCGACCAGGC
This genomic interval carries:
- a CDS encoding PAS domain-containing protein, which gives rise to MILQLADPINYVLNGYAIPVLVAGIAIACLGFFVLFRERGSGVGASFLFLCLSVGLFLVSFGFNYSSTDASVSLFWIRISHLGVVFIPSSALLLTLVLFDLYHRYSLFIAASIGLSFLFCLGIFLSDQFIRTTERFSWGNYPHYGLLGFAFLIFFFGIMAYILFLYWRQYRGSTNERNRKRNKGLFFAFSGGYLGAVDFLPALGVPVYPFGYIPIFFFIVVCTYVVIRYQLVDITPETAAGEILETMQGAVIVTDLEDRIQVANRVALEMLGYQKSEILGRDLTSILPIPAEMSAVQAGERSLDREMVWPGRYGKQSDVIVSASQVTDHRNVPVGTVYVAHDITERKQSEDALRNQESELNKSQRLAHIGSWDWDAVKNTIWWSDEYYRIYGLDPQNPTPNYEEHLKAYTPESAGRLDAVVKRAMETGEPYEVDLELAHPTPTTRWIVARGEAKRDTNGNIYGLRGTAQNITERRQMENELRISEEKFRKAFLTSPDSINFNRLQDGMYVSVNDGFTRMSGYTAAEVIGKTSLELNIWADPNDRQKLLEGLRKLGEVKNLEARFRTKDGRVIDGIMSAAIIEINNIQHIVNITRDITELKLAERALRISEERLSLALQAAEQGIYDLDLRTGEAIVTSEYALMLGYDPVEFHETNAKWIERLHPDDRESVAAVYRAYVKGELPEYKVEFRQKTKDGNWKWILSLGKIMERDTDGNPLRMIGTHTDITERKQAEAVLQENQARLDLALRSAHMGVWRFELKENRRYFDDLTCQLFGIDPATFTGTPEEFFRVVHPEDREKIKAAITRAIEQDTLYEPGSYRVVWPDGSVHFMSARGRLIHDDKGQPLRVNGIVWDITDQHLLELERLKTQKLESIGTLAGGIAHDFNNLLQGVFGYISMAKLTYDQKEKSLVMLEQAEKALHQSVNLTSQLLTFAKGGKPVIKPTNVRPLIENAAKFALSGSRSDYRVVAEDALWQVEADEGQITQVIQNIVLNADQAMPEGGLVTIMVKNVKVIGKTPSLDLPKGRYVAIVIKDNGIGILEEHCAKIFDPYFTTKEKGSGLGLATSYSIIRNHGGLINVNSKVGKGSTFYIYLPASDTQEHGEPLQPAAVMAPRRAARVLVMDDEEVIRNLSIELLVELGHTAEVVEKGQEALEKYQNAMTAGTPFDIVILDLTVRGGMGGLETIQKLLQIDPMVKAIVSSGYSDDAALSNYRELGFQAFLKKPYRVGDLQRILNSLLA